In Clostridium sporogenes, one genomic interval encodes:
- a CDS encoding M4 family metallopeptidase — protein MKSKKLLATVLSAVITFSTVSAVSAAPVGKESKSEPKTTTIFWENNTQNTRKATTGITQEKFNNSQDITNFFEKNISKFGVKKGSLKNTKVVKDDQAKTNYHMIYQVDDIPVYYGRIVFTTKKDSSIDSITGKIDATFENDSWKGKVKLSKDNAIEKAKDSIKHNSLSKTNADLYLYNFEGKPYVAYLVNLVADNGDWNVFVNAEDGSIVNQFNNTPTLIDNKDENLPNAEEIKKASKEPANINNVINVNGENAKGQGKTSLDGVVDIDLTYKDGKYYLKDSNKNVYLYDLNNSWAPTIGIFSKDYILRRSTLVENNNNKFTEDKHVTAIDGYVNLSKTYDYYKNKFNRNSLDNKGMNVEGFIHTGKNFNNAFWRDDLGSMFFGDGDGKVFSPLSRSLDVVGHEVSHGVTSKESNLKYEKESGALNESFSDIMGVAIEGKNFQLGEDCYTPNIPGDALRDMEDPSKGNQPAHMKDFKNLPNDKDHDWGGVHTNSGIINHAAYLIAVGMEKSGESNSKDIMANLFYRANCHYWDQTTDFAKCRNDVVKVAKDLYGENSKYVKIVENAFDQVGITATPQLPL, from the coding sequence ATGAAAAGCAAAAAATTATTAGCTACAGTGTTGAGTGCTGTAATTACTTTTTCAACTGTCTCTGCAGTTTCTGCTGCACCTGTAGGAAAAGAGAGTAAAAGCGAGCCAAAAACCACAACAATATTTTGGGAAAACAACACACAAAATACCAGAAAAGCTACTACTGGTATAACTCAAGAGAAATTTAACAATTCTCAGGATATAACTAATTTCTTTGAAAAGAACATCTCTAAATTTGGTGTAAAGAAAGGTTCCCTTAAAAATACTAAAGTTGTAAAAGATGACCAAGCCAAAACTAACTATCATATGATCTATCAAGTAGATGATATCCCTGTATACTATGGAAGAATTGTTTTTACAACTAAAAAAGATTCATCTATAGACTCTATAACTGGTAAAATTGATGCTACTTTTGAAAATGACAGTTGGAAAGGCAAAGTCAAACTATCAAAGGATAATGCTATAGAAAAAGCTAAAGATAGCATAAAACACAATAGTTTATCTAAAACCAATGCAGATTTGTATTTATACAACTTTGAAGGAAAACCTTATGTAGCTTATTTAGTTAACTTGGTTGCAGATAATGGAGATTGGAATGTTTTTGTTAATGCTGAAGATGGTTCTATAGTAAATCAATTTAACAATACCCCTACCCTAATTGACAATAAGGATGAAAATTTACCTAATGCTGAAGAAATCAAAAAAGCCTCCAAAGAACCTGCTAATATAAATAATGTAATAAATGTTAATGGCGAAAATGCTAAAGGACAAGGTAAAACTAGTCTAGATGGAGTAGTTGATATTGATTTAACTTATAAAGATGGTAAATATTATTTAAAAGATAGTAATAAAAATGTTTATTTATATGACTTAAATAATAGTTGGGCTCCTACAATTGGTATTTTCTCTAAAGATTATATATTAAGACGCTCAACCCTTGTAGAAAATAACAACAATAAATTTACAGAGGATAAACATGTTACTGCAATAGATGGTTATGTTAATTTATCAAAAACTTATGATTACTATAAAAATAAGTTTAACAGAAATAGTCTAGATAATAAAGGTATGAATGTTGAAGGATTTATTCATACCGGTAAAAATTTTAATAATGCCTTTTGGAGAGATGACCTAGGTTCTATGTTCTTTGGTGATGGAGACGGTAAAGTATTCTCTCCCCTATCAAGATCTTTAGATGTGGTAGGTCACGAGGTAAGTCATGGTGTAACTAGTAAAGAATCCAATCTTAAATATGAAAAGGAGTCTGGTGCTTTAAATGAATCCTTCTCTGATATTATGGGAGTAGCTATTGAAGGGAAAAACTTCCAATTAGGTGAAGACTGCTATACACCAAATATTCCTGGAGATGCATTGAGAGATATGGAGGACCCATCTAAAGGAAATCAACCAGCTCATATGAAAGATTTCAAAAATCTTCCTAATGATAAAGACCATGATTGGGGTGGAGTTCATACAAATTCAGGTATAATAAATCATGCTGCTTATTTAATTGCAGTTGGAATGGAAAAATCCGGTGAGTCAAATAGTAAAGATATTATGGCAAATTTATTTTATAGAGCAAATTGCCATTATTGGGACCAAACAACAGATTTTGCTAAATGCAGAAATGATGTAGTTAAAGTTGCTAAAGATCTTTATGGAGAAAATAGTAAATATGTTAAAATTGTAGAAAATGCTTTCGACCAAGTTGGAATAACTGCTACACCTCAATTACCATTATAA
- a CDS encoding M4 family metallopeptidase, whose protein sequence is MKSKKLLATVLSAVITFSAVSAVSAAPVGKESKSEPKTTTISWDKSKQDNKKATTGITQKKFSNSDEITKFFEKNISKFGVKKGSLKNTKAVKDDKGKTHYHMIYQVEGIPVYYGRIVFTTEKDSSMDSINGRIDTAFENESWKNKVKLSKDNAIEKAKSSLKYDNLSKSNADLYLYNFEGKPYVVYLVNLVTDNGDWNIFVNAENGSIVNKFNNTPTLIDNKDQKLPNTEEIKRSSEKAPNINSVINVNGQSTKGQGKTSLNGIVDIDLTYKDGKYYLKDSNKNIYLYDINYSWAPLYNYPKSYILRQSNLVENNNNKFTDDKHVVAVDGYVNLSKTYDYYKNKFNRNSIDNKGMNVEGFIHAGRNFNNAFWRDDLGSMFFGDGDGIVFSPLSKSLDVVGHEVSHGITSKESKLKYENESGALNESFSDIMGVAIDGKNFEIGEECYTPNIPGDTMRDMKDPSRGEQPAHMKDFKYLPNDEDNDWGGVHTNSGIINHAAYLIADGMEKSGEANGKDIMAKLFYRANCYHWDETTNFAKCRNDVVKVAKDLYGENSKYVKIVENAFDQVGITATPQLPL, encoded by the coding sequence ATGAAAAGTAAAAAATTATTAGCTACAGTCTTAAGTGCTGTAATCACTTTTTCAGCAGTCTCTGCAGTTTCTGCTGCACCTGTAGGAAAAGAGAGTAAAAGTGAGCCAAAAACCACAACAATATCTTGGGATAAAAGTAAACAAGACAATAAAAAAGCTACTACCGGTATAACTCAAAAGAAATTTAGCAATTCTGATGAGATAACTAAATTCTTTGAAAAAAATATCTCTAAATTTGGTGTAAAGAAAGGTTCTCTTAAAAATACCAAAGCTGTGAAGGATGACAAAGGTAAAACTCACTATCATATGATCTATCAAGTAGAAGGCATCCCTGTATACTATGGAAGAATTGTTTTTACAACTGAAAAAGACTCATCTATGGATTCTATAAATGGTAGAATTGATACTGCTTTTGAAAATGAAAGTTGGAAAAACAAAGTTAAACTATCAAAGGATAATGCTATAGAAAAAGCTAAAAGTAGCCTAAAATATGATAATTTATCTAAATCAAATGCAGATTTATATTTGTACAATTTTGAAGGAAAGCCTTATGTAGTTTATTTAGTAAATTTAGTTACAGATAATGGAGATTGGAATATCTTTGTTAATGCTGAAAATGGTTCTATAGTAAACAAATTTAATAATACCCCTACCCTAATTGATAATAAAGATCAAAAATTACCCAATACTGAAGAGATTAAAAGAAGTTCTGAAAAAGCTCCTAATATAAATAGTGTAATAAATGTTAATGGACAAAGTACTAAAGGCCAAGGAAAAACTAGTCTAAATGGAATAGTGGATATCGATTTAACCTATAAAGACGGTAAATATTATTTGAAAGATAGTAATAAGAACATTTATTTATATGATATAAATTATAGCTGGGCTCCTTTGTATAATTATCCTAAATCATATATATTAAGACAATCAAATCTTGTAGAAAATAACAACAATAAGTTTACAGATGATAAACATGTTGTTGCAGTAGATGGTTATGTTAATTTATCCAAAACCTATGATTATTATAAAAATAAATTCAACAGAAATAGTATAGATAACAAAGGTATGAATGTTGAAGGATTTATTCATGCTGGTAGGAATTTTAATAATGCCTTTTGGAGAGATGACCTAGGTTCTATGTTCTTTGGTGATGGAGATGGAATAGTATTCTCTCCTCTATCAAAATCTTTAGATGTGGTAGGTCACGAGGTAAGTCATGGTATAACTAGTAAAGAATCCAAGCTTAAATATGAAAATGAATCTGGAGCCTTAAACGAATCCTTCTCTGATATTATGGGAGTAGCTATTGATGGTAAGAACTTTGAAATAGGTGAAGAATGTTATACACCAAATATTCCTGGAGATACAATGAGAGATATGAAGGATCCATCTAGAGGAGAGCAACCAGCTCATATGAAAGATTTTAAATATCTTCCTAATGATGAAGACAATGATTGGGGTGGAGTTCATACAAATTCAGGTATAATAAACCATGCTGCTTATTTGATTGCAGATGGTATGGAAAAGTCTGGTGAGGCAAATGGTAAAGATATTATGGCAAAATTATTTTATAGAGCTAATTGCTATCATTGGGATGAAACAACAAATTTTGCTAAATGCAGAAATGATGTAGTTAAAGTTGCTAAAGACCTTTATGGGGAAAATAGTAAATATGTTAAAATTGTAGAAAATGCTTTTGATCAAGTTGGAATAACTGCTACACCTCAATTACCATTATAA
- the nadC gene encoding carboxylating nicotinate-nucleotide diphosphorylase, producing MNWLLVDEILKSAIKEDLSFEDITTESIVKENRKAKVDLIAKEDGIIAGLEIFRRVFLLIGDVDAKFYIKDGDKVHKDEKIGEVFGNVKTLLTAERVALNFLQRMSGIATLTRQFVDELKSTKTKLLDTRKTTPNLRIFEKYAVRVGGGFNHRFGLNDGILIKDNHINAAGGIKNAIALAKNSAPFVRKIEVEVENLEQLEEALDCKTDIIMLDNMSLDMMKEAIYIIDGRAITEASGNVTLDKIKNIANCGVDYISTGSLTHSFKVLDLSMKNLTYL from the coding sequence ATGAATTGGTTACTTGTTGATGAAATACTTAAATCTGCAATTAAAGAAGATCTATCTTTTGAAGATATAACTACAGAATCTATAGTGAAGGAAAACAGAAAAGCAAAAGTAGATTTAATTGCAAAAGAAGATGGTATAATTGCTGGCTTAGAAATTTTTAGAAGGGTATTTTTATTAATTGGAGATGTAGATGCTAAGTTTTATATAAAAGATGGTGATAAAGTACATAAAGATGAAAAAATAGGTGAAGTTTTTGGAAATGTAAAAACTCTCCTAACTGCAGAAAGAGTTGCTTTAAACTTCCTCCAAAGGATGAGTGGAATAGCTACTTTAACTAGACAATTTGTAGATGAATTGAAAAGCACAAAAACTAAATTACTAGATACTAGAAAAACTACTCCAAATCTTAGAATTTTTGAAAAATATGCTGTAAGGGTTGGTGGAGGTTTTAATCACAGATTTGGATTAAATGATGGAATTCTTATAAAAGATAATCATATAAATGCAGCGGGAGGAATAAAAAATGCTATAGCTTTAGCAAAAAACAGTGCCCCTTTCGTAAGAAAAATAGAAGTTGAAGTTGAAAATTTAGAACAATTAGAAGAAGCTCTAGATTGTAAAACAGATATAATTATGCTTGATAATATGTCTTTAGATATGATGAAGGAAGCCATATATATAATAGATGGAAGAGCAATAACTGAAGCTTCTGGAAATGTAACCTTAGACAAAATAAAAAATATAGCAAACTGTGGTGTAGATTATATTTCTACTGGATCACTTACTCATTCTTTTAAAGTTTTAGATTTAAGTATGAAAAATTTAACCTATTTATAG
- a CDS encoding M4 family metallopeptidase, translated as MKSKKLLATVLSAVITFSAVSAVSAAPVGKESKSDPKTTTISWDKGEQNTKKATTDIKQKKFNNAEEITKFFEKNISKFGVKKGTLKSTKTLKDDKGKTHYHTIYEIEGIPVYYGRIVFTTEKDSTMDSINGRIDTVFENGNWKNKIKLSKKDAIAKAKGDIKDQKSNKEKAELYLYNFEGKPYVVYLVNVITDSGNWDVFVNAEDGSIVNKFDNTPTLLDNKGEKLPNAKKIKDEAEKNEAKKANNVNNVVDVQGQSAKGVGRTSVNGLVNIDLTYGNGRYYLKDNNRKIYLYDLKNQVDFNDLSDFYDYSNGHHNEALIRRSELVSNSNNNFVDNDQVNSVDAYANMAKSYDYYKNKLSRNSIDNKGMDIKGFVHIGKRYANAFWLGEYDSMFFGDGDGIHVSSFAKALDVVGHELSHGVTYKESNLKYQKESGALNESFSDIMGTAIEGKNFVIGEDCWIPNPWLGDTMRDMKDPSRGNQPAHMKDFEYLPVDRDNDWGGVHTNSGIINHAAYLIADGFEKMGAKDSKDIMAKLFYTANRYYWDQTTDFAKCRNDVVKAAKDLYGDNSKEIEIVKNAFEQVGITATPQLPL; from the coding sequence ATGAAAAGTAAAAAATTATTAGCTACAGTGTTAAGTGCTGTAATCACTTTTTCAGCAGTTTCAGCAGTTTCAGCTGCACCTGTAGGAAAAGAAAGTAAAAGTGACCCAAAAACCACAACAATATCTTGGGACAAAGGTGAACAAAATACTAAAAAGGCTACTACAGACATAAAGCAAAAGAAATTTAACAACGCTGAAGAAATAACTAAATTCTTTGAGAAAAACATTTCTAAATTTGGGGTAAAAAAAGGTACTCTTAAGAGTACTAAAACTTTAAAAGATGATAAAGGTAAAACTCACTATCATACAATTTATGAAATAGAAGGTATACCTGTATACTATGGAAGAATTGTCTTTACAACTGAAAAGGACTCAACTATGGATTCTATAAATGGTAGAATTGATACTGTTTTTGAAAATGGAAATTGGAAAAACAAAATCAAACTATCAAAAAAAGATGCCATAGCAAAAGCTAAAGGTGATATTAAAGATCAAAAATCCAACAAGGAAAAGGCTGAGTTATATCTGTATAATTTCGAGGGCAAACCTTATGTAGTTTATTTAGTAAATGTAATTACAGATAGTGGCAATTGGGATGTTTTTGTTAATGCTGAAGATGGATCTATAGTAAATAAATTTGATAATACTCCTACTCTACTTGATAATAAAGGTGAAAAATTACCCAATGCTAAAAAAATTAAAGATGAAGCTGAAAAAAATGAAGCTAAAAAGGCTAATAATGTGAATAATGTAGTTGATGTACAAGGTCAAAGCGCTAAAGGAGTAGGAAGAACTAGTGTAAATGGATTAGTAAATATTGATCTAACTTATGGCAATGGAAGATATTATTTAAAAGATAATAATAGAAAAATTTATCTATATGATTTAAAAAATCAAGTTGATTTTAATGACTTAAGCGATTTTTATGACTATTCAAATGGACACCATAATGAAGCGCTTATACGTAGATCTGAATTAGTATCTAATTCCAATAATAATTTTGTAGATAATGATCAAGTTAACTCTGTAGACGCTTATGCAAATATGGCTAAGTCTTATGATTATTATAAAAATAAACTATCTAGAAATAGTATTGATAATAAAGGTATGGATATTAAGGGATTCGTTCATATAGGTAAACGTTACGCTAATGCTTTTTGGCTTGGAGAATACGATAGTATGTTCTTTGGCGATGGCGATGGTATACACGTTAGTTCTTTCGCTAAGGCTTTAGATGTTGTAGGTCATGAACTTAGCCATGGTGTTACTTATAAAGAATCCAACCTTAAATATCAAAAAGAATCTGGTGCTTTGAACGAATCCTTCTCAGATATTATGGGAACAGCTATTGAGGGTAAAAACTTTGTAATAGGTGAAGACTGCTGGATACCTAATCCTTGGCTTGGAGATACAATGAGAGATATGAAAGATCCATCTAGAGGAAATCAACCAGCTCATATGAAAGATTTTGAATATCTTCCTGTTGATAGAGATAATGATTGGGGTGGAGTTCATACAAATTCAGGTATAATAAACCATGCTGCTTATTTAATTGCAGATGGATTTGAAAAAATGGGTGCAAAAGATAGTAAAGATATTATGGCAAAACTATTCTATACAGCTAACCGCTACTACTGGGATCAAACAACAGATTTTGCTAAATGCAGAAACGATGTAGTTAAAGCTGCTAAAGATCTGTATGGTGACAATAGTAAAGAAATTGAAATTGTAAAAAATGCTTTCGAGCAAGTTGGAATAACTGCAACACCTCAATTACCATTATAA
- a CDS encoding L-aspartate oxidase, with the protein MNIYADVLIAGSGVAGLYSALNLRKDLKIVLISKGKLNECNTTLAQGGISVARNKGDINAFVEDTLKAGSYENNLCAVKTLANESRENINKLQDMGFNLDKYEDQLSYTREGAHSINRIVHFKDCTGKKLEETLIKDTLKRSNITIIENCNLIDLIQDNNTCFGGICLKNKEQINIYSKVTILATGGIGGLFKNSTNEPIIAGDGIAIAIKNNIEIKNLDYIQFHPTAFFKTTVKERKFLISESVRGEGGKLLNSKGERFVNELLSRDIVTKYILEEERKTNSKNVYLDITFKPEIFLKKRFPTIYENCLKNGINICEDTIPVSPAQHYFMGGIQVDLLGRTSMNCLYAFGEVSCTGVHGKNRLASNSLLEGLVFPKRGAEKINFEINNLELSNTKAYILEHNIGYYSLLNKKIITKSLLKLRSDLQNELVTC; encoded by the coding sequence ATGAATATTTACGCTGATGTCTTAATTGCTGGAAGTGGCGTAGCTGGATTATATTCAGCTTTAAATTTAAGAAAAGATTTAAAAATAGTATTAATTTCAAAAGGTAAACTTAATGAATGTAACACTACCCTAGCCCAGGGTGGAATTTCTGTGGCAAGAAATAAGGGTGATATAAACGCTTTTGTAGAAGATACTTTGAAAGCAGGATCCTATGAAAATAATTTGTGTGCAGTAAAAACATTAGCAAACGAATCTAGAGAAAATATTAACAAATTACAGGATATGGGCTTTAACTTAGATAAATACGAAGACCAATTAAGTTATACAAGAGAAGGAGCTCATAGTATAAACAGAATAGTTCATTTTAAGGATTGTACCGGTAAAAAATTAGAAGAAACCTTAATCAAGGATACACTTAAAAGAAGCAATATAACTATAATTGAAAATTGTAATCTTATAGATTTAATACAAGATAATAATACTTGCTTTGGAGGTATATGTTTAAAAAATAAAGAACAAATAAACATATATTCAAAAGTAACAATATTGGCAACAGGAGGTATAGGCGGATTATTTAAAAACTCAACTAATGAGCCAATTATAGCTGGAGATGGTATAGCCATCGCTATAAAAAACAATATAGAAATTAAAAACTTGGATTATATACAATTTCATCCTACGGCATTTTTTAAGACCACTGTTAAGGAAAGAAAATTTTTAATTTCTGAATCAGTAAGAGGCGAAGGAGGAAAGCTTTTAAATTCTAAAGGTGAAAGATTTGTAAATGAATTACTCTCTAGAGATATAGTAACCAAATATATCCTTGAAGAGGAAAGAAAAACTAACTCTAAGAATGTATATTTAGATATCACCTTTAAACCAGAAATTTTTTTAAAAAAAAGATTCCCTACTATTTATGAAAATTGTTTAAAAAACGGCATAAACATTTGTGAAGATACTATTCCTGTATCTCCAGCACAACATTATTTCATGGGTGGGATCCAAGTAGACTTATTGGGAAGAACTTCTATGAATTGTTTATATGCTTTTGGTGAAGTAAGTTGCACTGGAGTACATGGTAAAAATAGGTTAGCTAGCAACTCCTTGCTAGAAGGACTAGTATTTCCAAAACGTGGAGCTGAAAAAATAAATTTTGAAATAAATAATCTTGAATTATCAAATACAAAGGCTTATATATTGGAACATAATATAGGATATTATAGTTTATTAAATAAAAAAATAATTACAAAATCTCTACTTAAGCTAAGGAGTGATTTACAAAATGAATTGGTTACTTGTTGA
- a CDS encoding M4 family metallopeptidase translates to MKSKRLLATVLSTVITFSAVSAVSAAPVGKESKSDPKTTTISWDKSEQNTKKATTDIKQKKFDNAQEITKFFEENISKFGVKKGTLKSTKTLKDDKGKTHYHTIYEVEGIPVYYGRIVFTTEKDSTMDSINGRVDTVFENGNWKNKIKLSKEDAIAKAKTDIKDQKSNSEKADLYLYNFEGKPYIVYLVNLITNSGNWDVFVNAEDGSIVNKFNNTPTLIDNKAEKLPNAKEIKDGAKKNEANKANNVNSIVNVQGQSVKGVGRTSLDGLVNIDLTYGYGRYYLKDNNRKIYIYDLKNQVNDTDLENYLTWYPGNHNEALMGRSELVSNSNNNFVDNDKVNSVDAYVNMGKSYDYYKNKLSRNSIDNKGMDVKGFVHVGKNYGNAFWYGEYDSMFFGDGNGLYFSPLAKALDVVGHELSHGVTNKQSDLKYEKESGALNESFSDIMGTAIEGKNFEIGEDCWIPSAQYGPIMRDMKDPARGGQPAHMKDFRDLPVDDKNDWGGVHTNSGIINHAAYLIADGFEKMGAKDSKDIMAKIFYIANCYYWDQITDFAKCRNDVVKVAKDLYGDNSKEVEIVKNAFDQVGITATPQLPL, encoded by the coding sequence ATGAAAAGTAAAAGATTATTAGCTACAGTGTTAAGTACTGTAATCACTTTTTCAGCAGTTTCAGCAGTTTCAGCTGCACCTGTAGGAAAAGAAAGTAAAAGTGACCCAAAGACCACAACAATATCCTGGGACAAGAGTGAACAAAATACTAAAAAAGCTACTACAGACATAAAACAAAAGAAATTTGACAACGCTCAAGAAATAACTAAATTCTTTGAGGAAAACATATCTAAATTCGGGGTAAAAAAAGGTACCCTTAAGAGTACTAAAACTTTAAAAGATGACAAAGGTAAAACTCACTATCATACAATTTATGAAGTAGAAGGAATACCTGTATACTATGGAAGAATTGTATTTACTACTGAAAAAGACTCAACTATGGACTCTATAAATGGTAGAGTTGATACTGTTTTTGAAAATGGAAATTGGAAAAACAAAATCAAACTATCAAAAGAAGATGCCATAGCAAAAGCTAAAACTGATATTAAAGATCAAAAATCAAATAGTGAAAAAGCTGATTTATATTTGTACAATTTTGAAGGAAAACCTTATATAGTTTATTTAGTAAATTTAATTACAAATAGCGGCAATTGGGATGTTTTTGTTAATGCCGAAGATGGCTCTATAGTAAATAAATTTAATAATACTCCTACTTTAATTGACAATAAAGCTGAAAAATTACCTAATGCTAAAGAAATTAAAGATGGAGCTAAAAAAAATGAAGCTAATAAGGCTAACAATGTGAATAGTATAGTTAATGTACAAGGTCAAAGCGTTAAAGGAGTAGGAAGAACTAGCTTAGATGGACTAGTAAATATTGATCTAACTTATGGCTATGGAAGATATTATTTAAAAGATAATAATAGAAAAATTTATATATATGATTTAAAAAATCAAGTTAATGACACTGACTTAGAAAATTATTTGACTTGGTACCCTGGGAACCACAATGAAGCGTTAATGGGTAGATCTGAATTAGTATCTAATTCCAATAATAATTTTGTAGATAATGATAAAGTTAACTCTGTAGATGCTTATGTAAATATGGGTAAGTCTTATGATTATTATAAAAATAAACTATCTAGAAATAGTATTGATAATAAAGGTATGGATGTTAAGGGATTTGTTCATGTAGGCAAAAATTATGGTAACGCCTTTTGGTATGGAGAATACGATAGTATGTTCTTTGGCGATGGTAACGGACTATACTTCTCTCCTCTTGCTAAAGCTTTAGATGTTGTAGGCCACGAACTAAGTCATGGTGTTACTAATAAGCAATCCGATCTTAAATATGAAAAGGAATCTGGTGCTTTAAACGAATCCTTCTCAGATATTATGGGAACAGCTATTGAGGGTAAAAACTTTGAAATAGGTGAAGACTGCTGGATACCTAGTGCTCAATATGGACCGATAATGAGAGATATGAAGGATCCAGCTAGAGGAGGCCAACCAGCTCATATGAAGGATTTTAGAGATCTTCCTGTTGATGACAAGAATGATTGGGGTGGAGTTCATACAAATTCAGGTATAATAAACCATGCTGCTTATTTAATTGCAGATGGATTTGAAAAAATGGGTGCAAAAGATAGTAAAGATATTATGGCAAAAATATTTTATATAGCTAACTGCTATTACTGGGATCAAATAACAGATTTTGCTAAATGCAGAAATGATGTAGTTAAAGTTGCTAAAGATCTTTACGGTGACAATAGTAAAGAAGTTGAAATTGTAAAAAATGCTTTTGACCAAGTTGGAATAACTGCAACACCTCAATTGCCATTATAA